A genomic region of Nostoc sp. UHCC 0702 contains the following coding sequences:
- a CDS encoding RRXRR domain-containing protein, with product MRVPVVDQNHQPLMPTTSARARKWIASGKAVKRWSDCGQFYVQLTCDPSGRATQDIVTGIDPGKKFSGIGVQSAKFTLYTDHLILPFQAVRDRMDTRQLMRRGRRGRRINRSCDFSKRAHRQKRFDNRRQRKLPPSIRANRQLELRIVSELCQIYPISEIRYEYVRADVDLTSGRKKAKSGIGFSPVMVGQKWMLSQLEAFAPVVKVEGYQTASTRKYLGLTKNKVNKSKAEFNTHAVDGVAIAATAFVEYRQYHTTKVDGADWFGSVTITPAIFKVIRRPPYSRRQLHLMVPTKGGLRRKYGGSTTRHGLRKGDLVDSPKGIGYVSGDTEKQVSVSDANWKRLGQIASSKVRLIRRSNGLIVA from the coding sequence ATGCGAGTACCTGTTGTAGACCAAAACCATCAACCACTAATGCCCACAACATCAGCACGGGCAAGAAAGTGGATTGCATCTGGCAAGGCAGTAAAACGCTGGTCAGATTGTGGACAATTTTATGTCCAACTGACTTGTGATCCATCCGGACGAGCAACCCAAGATATTGTCACTGGGATTGATCCTGGCAAAAAGTTCTCTGGGATTGGTGTTCAATCCGCCAAATTTACACTGTACACAGATCATTTAATTCTACCGTTTCAAGCAGTACGTGACCGCATGGACACAAGACAATTGATGCGGCGTGGACGTAGAGGAAGAAGGATTAACCGCTCATGTGATTTTTCAAAACGCGCACACCGTCAAAAACGTTTTGATAATCGTCGCCAACGCAAACTTCCACCTTCAATTCGCGCCAATCGTCAACTTGAACTTAGAATTGTTTCTGAGCTTTGTCAAATTTACCCAATCTCAGAAATACGCTACGAGTATGTTCGGGCTGATGTTGACTTAACCAGTGGGCGTAAAAAAGCAAAGTCGGGTATTGGTTTCTCACCAGTCATGGTTGGGCAAAAGTGGATGCTGAGTCAACTAGAAGCCTTTGCACCAGTAGTTAAGGTTGAAGGTTATCAAACTGCATCAACTCGTAAATACTTAGGACTGACTAAGAATAAAGTAAACAAATCTAAGGCTGAGTTTAACACTCACGCAGTTGATGGTGTAGCTATTGCGGCAACGGCTTTTGTCGAGTATCGCCAGTACCACACAACAAAAGTTGATGGGGCTGATTGGTTTGGTAGTGTCACAATTACACCTGCAATATTTAAGGTAATACGTCGTCCTCCTTATTCCCGCCGCCAACTTCACCTGATGGTTCCAACTAAAGGTGGATTGCGTCGTAAGTATGGCGGTTCTACAACCCGTCACGGTTTACGCAAGGGTGATCTAGTTGATTCGCCCAAGGGAATCGGCTACGTGTCAGGTGACACCGAAAAACAAGTGTCTGTCAGCGACGCTAACTGGAAACGGTTAGGGCAGATTGCTTCTAGCAAGGTGCGCTTAATTCGTCGTTCTAACGGGTTAATCGTTGCCTAG
- a CDS encoding cob(I)yrinic acid a,c-diamide adenosyltransferase — protein sequence MTRNGIGIRTAQVRSERLTGQIHVYDGAGKGKSQAALGVVLRSIGLGINTPSNSNRVLLLRFLKGPERDYDEDGAIAALQRGFPHLIDQVRTGRAEFFGPEEITAFDRDEAARGWDVAKGAIASGLYSVVVLDEINPVLDLGLLPVDEVVRTLKSKPHELEIIATGRAAPQKLLDIADLHSEMKPQHHPTAKALLIDGIEIYTGAGKGKSTSALGKALQAIGRGINHPGSTRVLIMQWLKGGSGYTEDAAIAALQQSYPEVVDHQRCGRDAIVWRNSRQELDYVEAERGWEIAKTAIASGLYKTIILDELNPTVDLELLPVEPIVQALLRKPRDTEVIITGRCQNQPAYFDLASVHSEVYCHKHYANQGVELKRGVDF from the coding sequence ATGACAAGGAACGGCATCGGTATTCGCACAGCACAAGTGCGTTCTGAAAGGCTCACTGGTCAAATTCACGTTTACGATGGTGCGGGAAAAGGCAAATCCCAAGCGGCTTTAGGAGTGGTTTTGCGCTCCATTGGCTTGGGGATTAATACTCCCAGCAATTCCAACCGCGTTTTACTGCTACGATTTTTAAAAGGGCCAGAACGTGATTATGACGAAGATGGGGCTATTGCTGCGTTACAGCGCGGTTTTCCTCATTTAATTGATCAGGTTCGTACTGGGAGAGCAGAATTTTTTGGGCCAGAGGAAATTACTGCTTTCGACCGAGATGAAGCAGCGCGGGGTTGGGATGTAGCCAAAGGTGCGATCGCCTCTGGTTTGTATTCAGTAGTCGTCTTGGATGAAATTAACCCTGTCCTAGACTTGGGTTTGCTACCAGTGGATGAGGTGGTGCGGACATTAAAATCCAAACCCCATGAGTTGGAGATTATTGCCACTGGACGCGCCGCACCGCAAAAGTTACTTGATATTGCGGATTTGCACTCGGAAATGAAACCCCAGCACCACCCAACAGCTAAGGCACTGTTGATTGATGGTATTGAAATTTATACTGGTGCTGGTAAAGGCAAGTCTACCAGCGCTTTGGGTAAAGCTTTGCAAGCCATTGGTAGGGGAATAAATCATCCGGGTTCTACCCGCGTATTGATTATGCAGTGGCTCAAAGGCGGTAGTGGGTATACAGAAGATGCAGCGATCGCAGCTTTACAGCAGTCATATCCAGAAGTGGTGGATCATCAACGCTGTGGAAGAGATGCGATCGTCTGGCGCAATTCCCGCCAAGAATTAGACTACGTAGAAGCGGAACGCGGTTGGGAAATTGCCAAAACTGCGATCGCTTCTGGACTGTACAAAACCATTATTCTCGATGAACTCAATCCCACCGTTGACTTGGAATTACTTCCTGTAGAACCCATTGTCCAAGCTTTACTTCGCAAACCCCGCGACACGGAAGTTATTATTACTGGTCGTTGCCAAAATCAACCGGCTTACTTTGATTTGGCTAGCGTTCACTCTGAGGTTTACTGTCACAAACACTATGCTAATCAAGGCGTAGAACTGAAAAGAGGAGTGGATTTTTAA
- a CDS encoding DUF2281 domain-containing protein: MDSFKEKIWEKLERLPENAQQEVLDFVKFLEWRKDNSQEYQLSGVTGELAEESDTGWVETDLSNLGSYEAYDWQPGELNQGLPVKYVPGMGVVIIDQ, from the coding sequence ATGGATTCTTTTAAAGAAAAGATTTGGGAGAAACTAGAACGTCTTCCAGAAAATGCACAGCAGGAAGTTCTAGATTTTGTTAAGTTTTTAGAGTGGCGAAAGGACAATAGCCAGGAATATCAGTTATCTGGTGTCACTGGAGAATTAGCTGAAGAATCTGATACAGGATGGGTAGAGACTGACTTATCAAATTTGGGTAGCTATGAAGCTTATGATTGGCAACCTGGGGAACTCAATCAGGGTTTGCCAGTTAAGTATGTTCCTGGGATGGGAGTAGTAATTATTGATCAATGA
- a CDS encoding ferredoxin:protochlorophyllide reductase (ATP-dependent) subunit B gives MKLAYWMYAGPAHIGTLRIASSFKNVHAIMHAPLGDDYFNVMRSMLARERNFTPVTTSVVDRNVLARGSQEKVVDNITRKDAEEHPDLIVLTPTCTSSILQEDLHNFVERAQLEAKGDVMLADVNHYRYNELQAADRTLHQIVQFYIEKARKKGELPAGKTEKPSVNIIGISTLGFHNQHDCTELKRLMGDLGIEVNTIIPEGASVKDLQKMPKAWFNLVPYRELGLTSARYLEAEFGIPYVDITPMGVVETARCIRKIQQVINAQGADVDYEEFINEQTLYVSQAAWFSRSIDCQNLTGKKAVVFGDNTHAAAITKILTREMGIHVVWAGTYCKYDADWFREQVSEYCDEVLISEDHGEIGDAIARVEPSAIFGTQMERHVGKRLDIPCGVIAAPIHVQNFPIGYKPFLGYEGTNQITDLIYNSFTLGMEDHLLEIFGGHDTKEVITKGISADSDLNWTKDGQAELNKIPGFVRGKVKRNTEKFARDRGFKEINAEVLYAAKEAVGA, from the coding sequence ATGAAATTGGCTTACTGGATGTATGCAGGCCCAGCCCACATCGGCACTCTGCGAATCGCCAGTTCCTTCAAAAACGTTCATGCTATCATGCACGCCCCACTCGGCGATGACTACTTTAACGTCATGCGCTCTATGCTAGCGCGGGAAAGGAACTTCACGCCGGTGACAACCAGTGTTGTTGACCGCAACGTTTTAGCACGCGGTTCCCAAGAGAAGGTGGTAGACAACATCACCCGCAAAGATGCCGAAGAACACCCGGACTTGATTGTGTTAACTCCCACTTGCACCTCTAGCATTCTCCAAGAAGACCTGCACAACTTTGTGGAAAGGGCGCAGTTGGAGGCAAAAGGTGATGTAATGCTGGCAGACGTGAACCATTACCGCTATAACGAACTGCAAGCTGCCGATCGCACCCTGCATCAAATTGTGCAATTCTACATTGAGAAAGCCCGCAAAAAAGGCGAACTCCCAGCAGGCAAAACCGAAAAGCCCTCTGTCAACATCATCGGTATTTCTACCCTTGGTTTCCACAACCAACACGACTGCACCGAACTGAAGCGGCTGATGGGTGACTTGGGAATTGAGGTAAATACCATAATTCCAGAAGGCGCTTCGGTGAAAGATTTGCAGAAGATGCCGAAAGCTTGGTTTAATTTAGTACCTTACCGTGAACTCGGTTTAACCTCAGCTCGTTACCTAGAAGCAGAATTTGGCATTCCCTATGTAGATATTACGCCGATGGGTGTGGTGGAAACTGCTCGTTGCATCCGCAAGATTCAGCAGGTAATTAACGCCCAAGGTGCTGATGTTGACTACGAAGAATTCATCAACGAGCAAACCTTATATGTGTCTCAAGCGGCTTGGTTCTCCCGTTCTATTGACTGTCAGAACTTGACTGGTAAAAAAGCTGTGGTGTTTGGCGACAATACCCACGCTGCTGCTATCACCAAGATTCTGACACGGGAAATGGGGATTCACGTTGTCTGGGCTGGAACATACTGTAAATATGATGCAGACTGGTTCCGGGAACAGGTAAGCGAATACTGCGATGAAGTGTTGATTAGCGAAGACCACGGCGAAATTGGGGATGCGATCGCCCGCGTGGAACCCTCCGCCATTTTCGGCACCCAAATGGAACGCCATGTTGGTAAGCGTTTAGATATTCCTTGCGGTGTGATTGCTGCACCTATCCACGTGCAAAATTTCCCCATTGGTTACAAACCATTCTTGGGTTACGAAGGTACAAATCAAATTACAGATTTGATCTACAATTCCTTCACTTTGGGAATGGAAGACCACTTATTAGAAATATTTGGTGGTCACGATACTAAGGAAGTAATTACTAAAGGAATCTCTGCTGATTCTGACCTTAACTGGACAAAAGATGGTCAAGCAGAATTGAATAAAATTCCTGGATTTGTGCGTGGAAAAGTGAAGCGAAATACTGAGAAGTTTGCCCGCGATCGTGGCTTCAAAGAAATTAACGCTGAGGTGTTGTACGCCGCGAAAGAAGCTGTCGGAGCGTAG
- a CDS encoding primary-amine oxidase → MIQRLRFFGLVITIIVFIGFSLTLMGRLSGQQPFISHPLTPLTEVEISTAVSVVKKAKSLSEMAAFPIITLQEPDKNQVINFTPGKPFQRQAFVIIYERLQNQTYEAVVNLQTQTLSSWKHLPSVQPAILGSEYELASQAFKSDPRWQTAMQKRGIRDFDQVKISCWAPGILSKQEQATGSRLCRGLFYYKGDRWNYYSSPIEGILATVNLNTGKIASFVDTRIVPFSKENWNYDLQSLGKLLSPPKILRMLQPQGTSFRVNGNEITWQGWKFRYLMHPRSGLVLYQVTYKDGDNIRPVLYRASLSEMVVPYGDPDPTWSFRNAFDVGEYNFGLLANTMELGKEIPENGLLLDAVFANEQGEPYVMPGVIGIYEKDNGILWKHYEYNTQKNHVRRSRELVMTINAAIDNYDYSINWIFHQDGTLEVQNELTGIVLAQGTAAEKQCDNHSYGRLIAKNILGVNHQHFFNYRLDMDVDSQANSVMEMNVKGLPIDDQNPLGNAIAQEETVLTKETTAVRDIDMKHSRQWMIVNAENKNTLGAAPGYMLMPGSNSIFFPVEGAKIRQKAEFATHHVWVTKYKPSELYAGGDYPNQTQPGQGLPKYILDDESLINQDIVLWYTMGVTHVPRPEDWPVMPVHRVGFKLMPRGFFSRNPAINLPELVNRK, encoded by the coding sequence ATGATTCAGAGGCTAAGGTTTTTTGGTTTAGTTATTACCATTATTGTTTTCATTGGCTTTTCTCTAACTTTGATGGGAAGATTGTCTGGTCAACAGCCCTTTATTTCCCATCCTCTAACTCCCTTAACAGAAGTAGAAATTAGCACAGCCGTTTCAGTGGTCAAAAAAGCAAAATCTTTAAGTGAAATGGCAGCGTTTCCAATTATCACTCTACAAGAACCAGATAAAAATCAAGTTATTAATTTTACACCTGGTAAACCATTTCAACGCCAAGCTTTTGTGATAATTTATGAGCGATTGCAAAATCAAACCTATGAGGCTGTCGTTAACCTGCAAACCCAGACCCTCAGTTCTTGGAAACACTTACCCTCTGTGCAACCTGCCATCCTTGGTTCAGAATATGAACTAGCAAGTCAGGCATTTAAATCTGACCCGCGATGGCAAACTGCAATGCAAAAGCGGGGAATTAGAGATTTTGATCAAGTTAAAATTAGTTGCTGGGCACCAGGAATTTTGAGTAAACAAGAACAAGCAACAGGTAGCCGTCTTTGTCGGGGCTTGTTCTACTATAAAGGCGATCGCTGGAATTATTACAGTAGTCCTATTGAAGGAATACTAGCAACGGTCAATTTAAACACAGGTAAAATTGCCAGCTTCGTAGATACACGAATAGTGCCTTTTTCCAAAGAAAACTGGAATTACGATTTGCAGTCTTTGGGCAAATTACTTTCACCTCCTAAAATATTAAGGATGCTGCAACCACAAGGTACAAGTTTCCGCGTCAATGGTAATGAAATTACTTGGCAAGGTTGGAAGTTTCGCTATCTCATGCATCCCCGCAGTGGATTGGTGTTGTATCAAGTCACATACAAAGATGGGGACAATATCCGACCAGTATTGTACCGCGCTAGTTTATCAGAGATGGTAGTACCTTACGGCGACCCTGATCCCACTTGGTCATTTAGAAACGCCTTTGATGTTGGCGAATACAACTTTGGTTTGCTAGCAAACACGATGGAATTGGGTAAGGAAATTCCGGAAAATGGACTGTTACTGGATGCTGTGTTTGCTAATGAACAGGGAGAACCTTATGTAATGCCGGGAGTGATTGGGATTTATGAAAAAGATAACGGTATACTCTGGAAGCATTATGAATACAACACCCAAAAAAATCATGTACGTCGCAGTCGTGAATTAGTGATGACGATAAATGCAGCGATTGACAACTATGATTACAGCATCAATTGGATCTTTCACCAAGATGGAACTTTGGAGGTACAAAACGAATTAACCGGTATCGTACTGGCGCAGGGAACAGCTGCCGAAAAACAGTGTGATAATCATTCCTATGGTCGGTTGATTGCCAAAAACATCCTCGGAGTGAATCACCAACACTTTTTCAACTACCGCTTAGATATGGATGTAGATAGTCAGGCTAATTCTGTGATGGAAATGAATGTGAAAGGCCTGCCAATAGATGATCAAAATCCTTTAGGAAATGCGATCGCACAAGAAGAAACTGTATTAACAAAAGAAACAACTGCTGTGCGCGATATTGACATGAAACACAGTCGGCAATGGATGATTGTGAATGCAGAAAACAAAAATACTTTGGGCGCTGCACCTGGGTATATGCTGATGCCAGGCAGCAATTCAATATTTTTCCCCGTGGAAGGTGCAAAAATCAGACAAAAGGCTGAATTTGCGACTCATCATGTCTGGGTAACGAAATATAAACCTAGTGAACTCTACGCCGGCGGCGATTATCCTAACCAAACTCAGCCTGGACAAGGTTTACCGAAATATATTTTAGATGACGAGTCTTTAATAAATCAAGATATCGTGCTGTGGTACACAATGGGCGTTACCCATGTGCCGCGACCAGAAGATTGGCCTGTAATGCCAGTTCACCGAGTTGGGTTTAAGCTAATGCCTAGGGGATTCTTTAGCCGCAATCCAGCGATAAATTTGCCTGAGTTAGTAAACCGTAAATAA
- a CDS encoding diaminopimelate epimerase: MKYSKYHALGNDYLVIAPEDLAFELTPEKIQRICHRNFGIGSDGILLGPLLSKDAKFGLRIFNPDGSEAEKSGNGLRIFSRYLWDKKFVGDEEFDIETVGGKVKACVAKSGNSVRVEMGYVSFQSDKIPVAGHFREVLEESITIDDQTFTFCAATIGNPHCVILMPEVTPEIVKKYGSQIEVHPYFPNRTNVQFMKVIDRGNIQIEIWERGAGYTLASGSSSSAAAAVAYRLGLCDASIAVHMPGGRIAIEINNDFLVTMTGAVTKVAEGVISMEIFEYLTDD, translated from the coding sequence ATGAAATATTCCAAGTACCATGCTCTCGGAAACGATTATTTAGTCATTGCTCCTGAAGACTTAGCTTTTGAATTAACTCCAGAAAAAATTCAGCGGATTTGTCACCGGAATTTTGGAATTGGTTCTGATGGAATTTTGCTAGGGCCGCTACTATCCAAAGATGCAAAATTTGGATTACGTATTTTTAATCCTGATGGTAGCGAGGCAGAAAAAAGCGGTAATGGATTGAGAATCTTTTCTCGTTACTTGTGGGATAAAAAATTTGTTGGAGATGAAGAGTTTGATATCGAGACAGTTGGCGGAAAAGTGAAAGCATGTGTCGCTAAGTCAGGTAACAGTGTGCGAGTAGAAATGGGTTATGTTAGCTTCCAGAGTGATAAAATTCCTGTTGCAGGACATTTCAGAGAAGTTTTGGAAGAAAGCATCACAATTGATGATCAAACTTTTACTTTCTGTGCAGCCACAATTGGTAATCCCCACTGTGTCATACTGATGCCTGAAGTTACGCCGGAAATTGTGAAAAAGTATGGTTCTCAAATAGAAGTTCACCCTTACTTTCCCAATCGTACAAATGTTCAATTTATGAAAGTTATTGACCGGGGAAATATCCAAATTGAAATTTGGGAAAGGGGGGCAGGCTATACTTTAGCATCCGGTAGTAGTAGCAGTGCAGCGGCGGCTGTGGCTTATCGCTTGGGTTTATGTGATGCATCAATTGCAGTTCACATGCCTGGAGGACGAATTGCAATAGAGATTAACAATGATTTTTTAGTAACAATGACGGGTGCTGTCACTAAAGTAGCTGAAGGGGTGATTTCGATGGAGATTTTTGAATATTTGACTGATGACTGA
- a CDS encoding tetratricopeptide repeat protein, producing MDNNLALVYLSILVGLLTFTVVSVFRQIFKTRKRESSLSKLRNKLNKDKGTAQEYYELASIYSEKKVYSQAIALFQKALKAAEEEGEESIAPIYNGLGYAYFAQEQYDLAIRQYKEALKSKPDYVTALNNLGHAYERKKLNTQALQSYEEALKFAPKNATAKRRAESLRRLVSA from the coding sequence ATGGATAACAATCTAGCGCTTGTGTATCTCTCGATTTTGGTGGGTCTACTCACATTTACAGTTGTGAGTGTTTTTCGCCAGATTTTCAAAACTCGCAAACGTGAAAGTTCTCTGTCGAAATTGCGAAACAAGTTGAATAAAGACAAAGGTACGGCTCAAGAATATTACGAGTTAGCCAGTATTTATTCGGAAAAAAAAGTGTATTCCCAAGCCATAGCATTGTTTCAAAAAGCTCTGAAAGCTGCTGAAGAAGAGGGAGAAGAAAGTATTGCTCCTATTTACAATGGTCTGGGTTATGCTTACTTTGCTCAAGAGCAATATGACTTAGCAATTCGTCAGTATAAAGAAGCTCTGAAATCTAAACCAGATTATGTCACAGCTTTAAATAATCTTGGTCACGCCTACGAACGCAAAAAATTAAATACTCAGGCGTTACAAAGTTATGAAGAAGCACTCAAATTCGCTCCTAAAAACGCCACTGCTAAACGCCGTGCTGAATCTTTGCGACGCTTAGTTTCTGCATAA
- a CDS encoding transporter substrate-binding domain-containing protein: MNNRCNRWLAINRLHLVLSAAIFTILCFTILGTGFSASAAQWPEIQRRGYLNIAVKDNLRPLGFRDANGNLQGLEIDLAKRLAVDLLNKADAVKLQPVVNRDRLSVVLNHKVDLAIARVTATNSRARLVSFSVPYYYDGAFLVTKDTSIQQLRDLAKRKIAVIKHSSTIAQVRYYVPNAELVGVNSYQQAREQIESNTVAAFAADASVLSGWVQQYPQYRLLPTKLSTEPLSVVMPKGLQYDELRRQINEAIARYIAEGWLEERVKYWGLP; the protein is encoded by the coding sequence ATGAATAACCGATGTAACAGATGGCTAGCAATTAATCGGTTACATCTGGTATTATCCGCTGCCATTTTTACCATTTTGTGCTTTACTATTTTGGGGACAGGATTTAGCGCATCTGCCGCCCAATGGCCAGAAATTCAGCGCCGGGGCTATTTAAATATTGCTGTCAAAGATAACTTGCGTCCTTTGGGTTTTAGAGATGCTAACGGGAATTTGCAAGGCTTGGAAATTGACTTAGCAAAGCGCTTGGCAGTTGACTTGCTAAATAAAGCCGATGCTGTCAAGTTGCAACCAGTAGTAAATCGCGATCGCTTGTCTGTAGTTTTAAACCACAAAGTCGATTTGGCGATCGCTAGGGTGACAGCAACTAATTCACGCGCCCGCTTGGTCAGTTTCAGTGTTCCTTACTACTACGATGGCGCTTTTTTAGTCACAAAAGATACCTCAATTCAGCAATTAAGAGATTTGGCAAAGCGAAAAATTGCCGTAATTAAGCATTCTAGTACCATTGCCCAAGTGCGTTACTATGTGCCAAATGCCGAGTTGGTAGGAGTGAATTCTTATCAACAAGCGCGAGAGCAAATAGAAAGCAATACTGTAGCAGCTTTTGCCGCAGATGCTAGCGTTTTGAGCGGTTGGGTGCAACAATATCCTCAATATCGACTACTGCCAACCAAGTTATCAACAGAACCCTTATCAGTCGTAATGCCCAAAGGATTGCAGTACGATGAGTTAAGACGACAGATCAATGAAGCGATCGCTCGTTACATAGCAGAAGGCTGGCTCGAAGAACGTGTAAAATATTGGGGTTTACCGTGA
- the rplT gene encoding 50S ribosomal protein L20, whose translation MTRVKRGNVARKRRNKILKLAKGFRGSHSTLFRTANQQVMKALRSAYRDRKKKKRDFRRLWITRINAASRQHGLSYSQLIGNLKKADVQLNRKMLAQLAVLDPASFSKVAELATQAKG comes from the coding sequence ATGACCCGGGTAAAACGCGGTAACGTAGCTCGTAAACGCCGCAATAAAATTCTCAAACTAGCCAAAGGTTTTCGCGGTTCCCACTCAACTTTGTTTAGAACCGCTAACCAACAAGTGATGAAGGCACTCCGCAGTGCTTACCGCGATCGCAAAAAGAAAAAGCGCGATTTTCGTCGGCTGTGGATCACCCGTATCAACGCTGCTTCAAGGCAACACGGCTTGAGTTACAGCCAGTTGATCGGCAATCTCAAAAAAGCTGATGTCCAATTAAATCGCAAAATGTTGGCACAATTAGCAGTTCTTGATCCTGCTAGCTTCAGCAAAGTCGCGGAATTGGCAACCCAAGCTAAAGGATAA
- the rpmI gene encoding 50S ribosomal protein L35 produces MPKLKTRKAAAKRFRATGTGKIVRRKAFKNHLLEHKSGNKKRNLSKTTLVHERDEDNVRLMLPYL; encoded by the coding sequence ATGCCTAAACTCAAGACTCGTAAAGCCGCAGCGAAGCGATTCCGTGCCACTGGCACTGGTAAAATCGTGCGTCGGAAAGCTTTCAAAAACCACCTTCTAGAACACAAGAGTGGCAACAAAAAGCGTAACCTGTCCAAGACTACACTTGTACACGAACGCGACGAAGACAATGTGCGCTTGATGCTCCCATATTTGTAA
- a CDS encoding phosphoserine transaminase — protein MSEHITLPTTKPRVPHFSSGPCAKRPGWSVSHLQNACVGRSHRSADGKAKLAEVIERSKKILGVPADYRLGIVPASDTGAVEMALWSLLGQRPLDILAWESFGQEWVKDVTDELKLADVRLLKAPYGSLPDLDQVDFSHDVVFLWNGTTSGVRVANGDWIPDDRQGITICDATSAVFAMDVPWEKLDVVTYSWQKVLGGEAQHGVIVLSPRAVERLESYQPAWPIPKLFRLTQKGKLIEGIFKGDTINTPSMLCVEDAIDGLTWAESIGGLPGLINRSEANLAAIAKWVEQSSWADFLAQQPENRSCTSICLKIVDSWFTSLTPEEQAKSANKIAKILEKQEVAYDIASYRSAPPGLRIWGGATVETADIEALLPWLDWAFATVKAELVAVA, from the coding sequence ATGTCAGAGCATATTACTCTTCCAACAACCAAGCCTCGCGTTCCTCATTTCTCTTCCGGCCCTTGTGCAAAACGCCCTGGCTGGTCTGTTTCTCATCTTCAAAACGCCTGTGTAGGTCGTTCCCATCGTTCTGCGGATGGCAAAGCCAAATTAGCAGAAGTTATAGAACGTTCTAAGAAAATCCTGGGTGTTCCTGCTGATTATCGTTTGGGCATTGTTCCTGCTTCTGACACTGGTGCAGTAGAAATGGCATTGTGGTCACTTTTAGGACAACGCCCCCTCGATATCTTGGCATGGGAAAGTTTTGGTCAAGAATGGGTGAAAGATGTCACAGATGAATTGAAGTTAGCTGATGTTCGTTTGCTCAAAGCACCTTACGGCAGTTTACCGGATTTAGACCAAGTTGATTTTAGTCATGATGTAGTATTTTTGTGGAATGGTACAACTTCAGGTGTGAGAGTAGCCAATGGTGATTGGATACCCGATGACCGTCAGGGAATTACCATCTGTGATGCCACATCTGCGGTTTTTGCGATGGATGTACCCTGGGAAAAGCTGGATGTAGTTACTTACTCCTGGCAAAAAGTCTTGGGTGGAGAAGCACAACATGGTGTCATCGTACTTTCACCCCGCGCTGTGGAACGACTCGAAAGTTATCAACCAGCTTGGCCAATACCTAAACTGTTTCGTCTGACACAAAAAGGCAAACTGATTGAAGGCATTTTTAAAGGAGATACGATCAATACGCCATCGATGTTGTGCGTAGAAGATGCCATTGATGGGTTGACCTGGGCAGAAAGTATTGGCGGACTTCCTGGTTTAATTAATCGTAGCGAAGCTAATTTAGCAGCGATCGCTAAATGGGTAGAACAAAGCAGTTGGGCAGACTTTTTGGCACAGCAACCAGAAAATCGCTCTTGTACCTCAATTTGCTTGAAGATTGTGGACTCTTGGTTTACTAGCCTCACTCCAGAAGAACAAGCTAAATCTGCGAATAAAATAGCCAAAATTCTCGAAAAGCAAGAAGTGGCTTACGATATTGCATCCTACCGCTCTGCACCACCCGGATTACGCATTTGGGGAGGAGCAACGGTAGAAACCGCAGATATTGAAGCCTTACTTCCCTGGCTGGACTGGGCATTTGCTACTGTCAAAGCTGAGTTGGTTGCTGTGGCTTAA